A section of the Rhodobacteraceae bacterium M382 genome encodes:
- a CDS encoding ABC transporter substrate-binding protein produces MKSRFLAATAALGLMAAPALSSTLVYCSEGSPEGFDPALFTAGTTFDASAQPIYSRLMEFETGTTNVIPGLAESVEASDDGLVYTFKLRQGVAFHSNADFTPTRDFNADDVVFTFERQRLDDHPFNKVNGGTWEYFNGMGMPDLVKSVEKIDDYTVKFTLNTPEAPFVANMAMDFASVLSAEYADAMMAAGTPEKLNTAPIGTGPFKMVAYQKDAVIRYQANEGYWRGKADVDNLIFAITPDASVRYQKLKAGECHIMPYPNPADIAAMKEDGDITMMEQEGLNVGYLAYNTTMAPYDNPKVRKALNMAIDKQAIIDVVFQGSGQIAKNPIPPTMWSYSDAIQDDNYDPEAAKAALEAEGVSGLEMKIWAMPVQRPYNPNARRMAELMQADFAKVGVNVEIVSYEWGEYLARSKELNRDGAVLLGWTGDNGDPDNFLAVLLGCDGVEASNRAQWCHEPFDALIKKAKVTTDTAERTKLYEEAQAVFKDQAPWATIAHSVVYMPMSTKVSGYKVHPLGSHIFYGVSVE; encoded by the coding sequence ATGAAGTCTCGTTTTTTAGCGGCGACTGCCGCGCTTGGCCTGATGGCGGCGCCGGCATTGTCCAGCACATTGGTTTACTGTTCCGAAGGATCGCCCGAAGGGTTTGACCCGGCGCTGTTCACTGCGGGCACCACTTTCGACGCCTCGGCCCAGCCGATCTATAGCCGTTTGATGGAATTCGAAACCGGCACCACCAACGTCATCCCCGGGCTGGCGGAAAGCGTCGAAGCCAGCGATGATGGCCTGGTCTATACCTTCAAGCTGCGTCAGGGCGTCGCGTTCCATTCGAACGCCGATTTCACCCCGACCCGCGATTTCAACGCCGATGACGTTGTGTTCACCTTTGAACGCCAGCGTCTGGACGATCACCCGTTCAACAAGGTCAATGGCGGCACCTGGGAATATTTCAACGGCATGGGGATGCCGGACCTGGTGAAATCGGTTGAAAAGATTGACGACTATACCGTCAAATTCACCCTGAACACACCCGAAGCGCCATTCGTTGCCAATATGGCAATGGATTTTGCATCGGTTCTGTCGGCTGAATACGCCGATGCGATGATGGCCGCTGGGACCCCCGAAAAGCTGAACACAGCCCCCATTGGCACTGGCCCGTTCAAGATGGTCGCCTATCAAAAGGACGCCGTGATCCGCTATCAGGCCAACGAAGGCTATTGGCGCGGCAAGGCCGACGTGGACAACCTGATCTTTGCGATCACTCCGGATGCGTCCGTGCGGTATCAGAAGCTGAAAGCCGGCGAATGCCACATCATGCCGTACCCGAACCCGGCTGATATCGCAGCGATGAAAGAAGACGGCGACATCACCATGATGGAGCAGGAAGGTCTGAACGTCGGCTATCTGGCCTATAACACCACCATGGCCCCCTACGACAACCCAAAGGTGCGCAAGGCGCTGAACATGGCCATCGACAAACAGGCCATCATTGACGTCGTGTTCCAGGGGTCGGGCCAGATCGCCAAAAACCCGATCCCGCCCACCATGTGGAGCTATAGCGACGCCATTCAGGACGACAATTATGATCCCGAGGCCGCCAAGGCCGCGCTGGAAGCCGAAGGCGTGTCCGGTCTGGAGATGAAGATCTGGGCGATGCCGGTTCAGCGTCCCTATAACCCCAATGCGCGTCGTATGGCCGAACTGATGCAGGCCGATTTCGCCAAGGTTGGGGTAAACGTGGAAATCGTTTCCTACGAATGGGGTGAATACCTGGCCCGTTCCAAGGAACTGAACCGCGATGGTGCCGTTCTGCTGGGCTGGACCGGGGACAATGGGGATCCGGACAACTTCCTGGCCGTTCTGCTGGGCTGCGACGGGGTCGAAGCATCGAACCGGGCACAGTGGTGCCACGAGCCGTTTGATGCGTTGATCAAAAAGGCCAAGGTGACCACCGACACCGCCGAACGTACCAAACTGTACGAAGAGGCACAGGCCGTGTTCAAGGATCAGGCCCCCTGGGCGACCATCGCGCATTCGGTTGTCTATATGCCGATGAGCACCAAGGTCTCGGGCTACAAGGTCCACCCGCTGGGCAGCCACATCTTCTACGGCGTTAGCGTCGAATAA
- a CDS encoding Xaa-Pro peptidase family protein yields the protein MTDRLAEYRQVARDLSVDAVALVPGPNFTRALGHSFMSHERPFLVVIPADGAPAAIVPNLELSSWALVGLDGATFDWRDQTGYMDAFAALAAHMPMKRLAVEGQVMRVFVHHALAQAYGDLDIVDAEREISALRMIKTPDDIAALQAAIDISERALTRVLDGVRIGQTEKQIEGALIAALFAEGADDLAFAPIVAAGANSALPHAHARDDYPVQSGDALLFDFGARKHGFAADITRTVFVGEVSDEGRAVYNTVLAANMKGLEATCAGVTAHDIDDAVTGVLEASPYADRIRTKTGHGLGRDVHEAPYIMRGNPMVLPAGTVYTNEPGLYGEGKFGVRIEDDVLITEDGCRTLTTFTKDLLIIGR from the coding sequence ATGACCGATCGCTTGGCCGAATATCGTCAGGTCGCCCGTGACCTGTCGGTGGATGCCGTGGCCCTGGTGCCGGGGCCCAATTTCACCCGCGCCCTTGGCCACAGCTTCATGAGCCACGAACGCCCGTTTCTGGTGGTCATCCCCGCCGATGGTGCCCCGGCGGCCATTGTTCCCAATCTCGAACTCTCCAGCTGGGCCCTTGTGGGACTGGACGGGGCCACATTCGATTGGCGCGACCAGACCGGATACATGGATGCCTTTGCCGCGCTGGCAGCACATATGCCGATGAAGCGACTGGCCGTCGAAGGTCAGGTCATGCGGGTGTTTGTGCATCACGCCCTGGCGCAGGCCTATGGCGACCTGGACATCGTTGATGCCGAACGCGAAATCTCGGCCCTGCGAATGATCAAAACCCCCGACGACATCGCCGCATTGCAGGCCGCCATCGACATTTCCGAACGCGCCCTGACACGGGTGCTGGACGGGGTGCGCATCGGGCAGACCGAAAAACAGATCGAAGGCGCGCTGATTGCGGCGCTGTTTGCCGAAGGGGCCGATGATCTGGCCTTTGCCCCCATTGTCGCGGCGGGTGCGAACTCCGCCCTGCCTCATGCCCATGCGCGCGATGACTATCCCGTGCAATCCGGCGACGCGCTGCTGTTTGACTTTGGCGCGCGCAAACACGGGTTTGCCGCCGATATCACCCGCACCGTGTTTGTTGGCGAGGTGTCCGACGAAGGGCGCGCCGTCTATAACACCGTGCTCGCCGCCAATATGAAAGGGCTGGAAGCCACCTGCGCCGGTGTCACCGCCCATGACATTGATGACGCGGTGACCGGCGTGCTCGAAGCGTCGCCCTACGCAGACCGGATCCGCACCAAAACCGGGCATGGATTGGGCCGTGATGTACACGAAGCCCCCTATATCATGCGCGGCAATCCGATGGTTCTGCCTGCGGGCACGGTTTATACCAACGAACCGGGGCTCTATGGCGAAGGCAAATTCGGCGTCCGGATCGAAGACGACGTGTTGATCACCGAAGACGGCTGTCGCACCCTCACAACATTCACCAAAGATCTGCTGATCATAGGCCGCTGA
- a CDS encoding FAD-dependent oxidoreductase, which yields MKSRTKVVVIGGGIAGCSTLYHLTQEGWTDVVLVERNELTSGTTWHSAAQVTNFGMNQTMVGLKTHSINLYQELANDPEYPINYHHGDGGIRMANTEAHMQGYRHFASMARGMDVHFEVIDAQECARRHPLISTDNLIGGLWDPLDGDIDPAQLCQALARRARKAGAEVYRNTPVTSLTQRKDDTWTVHTEHGDIDCDIVVNACGYRVNEVGAMMGVHHPVMSMEHQYFLTEEIPAIKDAGHRMPLIRCPISDYYCRQEKNGLLVGFYEQDCKTWGMDGIDPNFVNALCPDDLERIMDVLDGAFARMPALQEVGIHTVVNGPITYTIDGAPLVGPIPGKRNAFCIIGLRAGLGEGGGHGWLLAQQIVHGEACYDTWCLDPRRYTGHTNVELCAQYAIQDYQNEFRFHFPNEHRPAGRYAKTTPLTPVLEVEGAEFTPVNGWERAEYFKPTSDFHPTLGFDFDEAHDLVAAEVKAVQETVGLAEVNGFNRFEITGTDRHSFLDRMFCGTVTKRVGRVGLGYLLNHHGMVKGEATVANLPATDRGPDRVWYGSAAASEFHDMDWLQQHLRDDEDVQVRSLTNNQTILVLAGPRARDVLSSVSRGDWSAAGFPWLSVRECFIGFAPATVMAVSFSGELAYEIHVPNASLYAAYKALRQAGEIHGMKLFGARAVESMRMEKGFLHWKADLITEFDPFETGLDRFVKLNKGDFVGREALLKRQAHGPNRKLVSLQIDSTTTPAHGGASLMHGDEVVGTVTSGDWGYRVGMNLAYAFVLPDLGKVGQTLDLDLCGTIVGATVIPPCPYDPDHTRMRG from the coding sequence ATGAAATCGCGCACCAAAGTAGTGGTCATCGGCGGCGGCATCGCCGGGTGTTCAACGCTCTATCACCTCACGCAAGAGGGATGGACCGATGTGGTTCTGGTCGAACGCAACGAATTGACCAGCGGAACCACCTGGCATTCGGCTGCTCAGGTGACGAATTTCGGCATGAACCAGACCATGGTCGGGCTCAAAACCCATTCCATCAACCTGTATCAGGAACTCGCCAACGATCCTGAGTATCCGATCAATTACCACCACGGTGACGGCGGCATCCGCATGGCCAACACCGAAGCCCATATGCAGGGCTATCGCCATTTCGCCTCGATGGCGCGGGGCATGGATGTGCATTTCGAAGTCATCGACGCCCAGGAATGCGCCCGCCGACACCCGCTGATTTCGACTGACAACCTGATTGGCGGTCTGTGGGATCCGCTGGATGGGGACATCGACCCGGCGCAGCTGTGTCAGGCATTGGCCCGGCGCGCCCGCAAGGCCGGGGCCGAGGTTTACCGCAACACTCCCGTCACCTCGCTGACCCAGCGCAAGGACGACACCTGGACCGTGCACACGGAACATGGGGACATTGACTGTGATATCGTGGTCAACGCCTGCGGCTATCGCGTGAACGAGGTCGGCGCCATGATGGGCGTGCATCACCCGGTCATGTCGATGGAGCATCAGTATTTCCTGACCGAAGAAATCCCCGCGATCAAGGACGCCGGGCACCGGATGCCGCTGATCCGCTGCCCGATCAGCGATTATTACTGCCGGCAGGAGAAAAACGGGTTGCTGGTCGGATTCTATGAACAGGACTGCAAGACCTGGGGCATGGACGGGATCGACCCCAATTTTGTCAACGCGCTGTGCCCCGATGATCTGGAACGCATCATGGATGTGTTGGACGGCGCATTTGCGCGGATGCCCGCCCTGCAAGAGGTCGGCATTCACACCGTGGTCAACGGGCCAATCACCTATACCATCGACGGCGCACCGCTGGTCGGGCCGATTCCGGGCAAACGCAACGCTTTTTGCATTATCGGCCTGCGCGCGGGATTGGGCGAAGGCGGCGGTCACGGCTGGCTGCTGGCACAACAGATCGTGCACGGTGAGGCGTGTTATGACACCTGGTGCCTGGATCCGCGTCGTTATACCGGCCACACCAATGTGGAACTCTGCGCGCAATACGCCATTCAGGACTATCAGAACGAATTCCGTTTCCACTTCCCCAACGAACACCGCCCTGCCGGGCGGTATGCCAAGACCACACCGCTGACCCCGGTGCTGGAGGTCGAAGGTGCCGAATTCACGCCCGTCAACGGCTGGGAGCGGGCGGAGTATTTCAAACCCACATCCGATTTCCACCCCACTCTGGGTTTCGATTTCGACGAGGCGCACGATCTTGTCGCCGCAGAGGTCAAAGCCGTGCAGGAGACCGTTGGTCTGGCCGAAGTTAACGGCTTTAACAGGTTCGAGATCACCGGGACGGACCGGCACAGTTTCCTTGACCGGATGTTCTGCGGCACCGTCACCAAACGCGTGGGCCGGGTGGGCCTCGGTTATCTGTTGAACCATCATGGCATGGTCAAAGGCGAGGCCACAGTCGCCAACCTGCCCGCCACGGATCGAGGCCCCGACCGGGTCTGGTACGGGTCGGCCGCCGCATCTGAATTCCACGACATGGATTGGCTGCAACAGCACCTGCGCGACGACGAAGATGTACAAGTCCGCAGTCTCACCAACAACCAGACCATTCTGGTTCTGGCCGGTCCCCGGGCGCGCGATGTGCTCTCCTCCGTGTCCCGGGGCGACTGGTCTGCGGCGGGTTTTCCCTGGTTGAGCGTGCGGGAATGTTTCATCGGCTTTGCGCCTGCCACGGTGATGGCAGTCAGCTTCTCGGGCGAACTGGCTTATGAGATCCACGTGCCCAACGCTTCGCTTTATGCCGCGTACAAGGCGCTGCGTCAGGCGGGTGAGATCCATGGCATGAAGCTGTTCGGTGCCCGCGCGGTGGAGTCGATGCGGATGGAAAAGGGCTTCCTGCATTGGAAGGCCGATCTGATTACCGAATTCGACCCCTTCGAAACCGGGCTGGATCGTTTCGTGAAACTCAACAAGGGTGATTTTGTTGGGCGCGAAGCGTTACTGAAACGGCAGGCGCATGGGCCAAACCGCAAGCTGGTGAGCCTCCAGATAGACAGCACCACCACTCCCGCCCATGGCGGTGCCTCGCTGATGCACGGCGATGAGGTGGTCGGCACTGTGACCTCGGGGGATTGGGGGTATCGGGTTGGGATGAACCTGGCCTATGCCTTTGTCCTGCCGGACCTGGGCAAGGTTGGTCAGACCCTGGATCTGGATCTGTGCGGCACGATTGTTGGTGCGACTGTGATCCCACCCTGCCCCTATGATCCCGACCACACCCGCATGCGCGGCTGA
- a CDS encoding ABC transporter permease subunit — protein sequence MLRYLLTKLGTFIPTFIGVTLISFMFIRVLPGDPIIVMAGERGMTEERYQEMVVKLGFDKPVWQQYTDYLVGVVQGDLGESFVTKKPVWDEFFALFPATFELAFCAMIFAVLLGLPAGVIAAVNRGKFFDRALMSSALIGYSMPIFWWALLLIIVFSGNLGWTPVSGRIDLLYWFDDVTGLMLVDSLLSGQEGAFKSAVRHLILPTIVLGTIPLAVIARQTRSAMLEVLGEDYIRTARAKGLSPTRINGVHALRNALIPVVTVIGLSVGTLLAGAILTETIFSWPGIGKWMVDSISRRDYPVVQGGLLMIAVIVMIVNLTVDLLYGVINPKIRKR from the coding sequence ATGCTACGCTACCTGCTCACCAAACTGGGGACTTTCATTCCGACGTTTATCGGGGTGACGCTGATCTCCTTCATGTTCATCCGGGTGCTGCCCGGGGATCCCATCATTGTCATGGCCGGCGAACGCGGCATGACCGAAGAACGCTATCAGGAGATGGTGGTCAAACTGGGGTTTGATAAACCCGTCTGGCAGCAATACACCGACTATCTGGTTGGCGTGGTTCAGGGCGATCTGGGCGAAAGCTTTGTCACCAAAAAACCGGTCTGGGACGAATTTTTTGCCCTGTTTCCTGCAACGTTCGAGCTGGCCTTCTGCGCCATGATCTTTGCGGTGTTGCTGGGGCTGCCTGCGGGGGTGATTGCCGCCGTCAACCGGGGCAAATTCTTTGACCGGGCGCTGATGTCATCGGCGTTGATCGGGTATTCGATGCCGATTTTCTGGTGGGCGTTGCTGCTGATCATCGTGTTTTCCGGCAATCTGGGCTGGACCCCGGTGTCCGGGCGCATCGACCTGCTTTATTGGTTTGACGATGTGACGGGGCTGATGCTGGTCGACAGCCTGCTGTCTGGCCAGGAGGGCGCGTTCAAATCTGCGGTGCGCCACTTGATCCTGCCGACCATCGTCTTGGGCACTATCCCGCTGGCCGTGATTGCCCGCCAAACCCGATCCGCCATGTTGGAGGTATTGGGCGAAGATTATATCCGCACCGCCCGCGCCAAGGGCCTGAGCCCGACACGTATCAACGGTGTACACGCACTGCGCAATGCGCTGATCCCCGTGGTCACCGTGATCGGCCTGTCGGTTGGTACGCTGCTGGCCGGGGCCATCCTGACAGAAACCATCTTTAGCTGGCCTGGCATCGGCAAGTGGATGGTCGACAGCATTTCGCGCCGCGACTATCCGGTTGTGCAGGGCGGATTGCTGATGATTGCCGTGATCGTGATGATCGTGAACCTAACCGTTGATCTGCTGTATGGCGTGATCAACCCCAAGATCAGGAAGCGGTAA